A stretch of DNA from Brevibacillus ruminantium:
TGGGGGTGGCATTCTCCGTTCTGGATTGGGGCAGGAGTGGCTTTCCTCGGTCTTTTGCTCTCTTTTTTGATTCGCGAGCCGAAGCAGGCAGCGTCCCGGAAGTCGATCAAGCCAAAAGATTTGGCGGGCGTGATGAAAGAGCCGATTTTGTTAAAGGTATCCATTTTGTCCATCGTCGCCCACGGCATGCTGTTCATTACGATGTATGGCTTTACTCCGCTGCAAGCATTGAAGATCGGCGCAGACAAGGAGAGTCTTGGCTGGCTTGTCGTCGCGTTCATGCTGCCGCACGCTGTGGCCTCCATCGTGGCGGGGAGATATTTTGCCGTCCGCTTGGGACATTGGCCTACACTCGCCATCGGGTTTGCGGGCAGCGCCGCTTTTACGGTCGTGATTCCGTATGCGGACACGATGCTCCAGCTGTGCCTGACGCAAATAGGCAACGGCTTTGCACAGGGGATGGGCTTTCCGCTGTTTTTAGGAATGGCGATTCAGTACACAGAGAGTGAAAAGCGGGCAACCGCCATGGGCTTTTATCAAGCGATCTATTCGTTGGGCATTTTCTTAGGGCCTTTTCTTGCGGGCTGGCTGAATTCAGGCAGCGGATTGGCAAATGGTTTCATCTTCGCTGGTTTGTCTGGATTGTTGGCTGCAGGACTATCCATATATTGGAGCAGGGCAAAAAAAAGATCACCGACGACAGGCATTTCTTTGGACAGAAAGTGACGGCCTGCCTTAACGGAAGAGGAGAGATCATGATGAGCAAAGTAAAGGTTGGAATCATTGGAGCAGGGCGCATCGGGAAACTGCACGCGGAAAATCTGGTCAAACTGCACCGCGTCGAATTGAAGGCGATCTCGGATATTTTCGCAGAGCAGGTGCGGGAGTGGGCTGGCAGCATCGGAATTCCCCATGTCACCGATGATTACAAAGAGATTTTACAGGACCCGGACATCGAGGCTGTTTTGATCTGCTCGCCCACTGATACGCACGTTCCCATCATCACGGAGGCAGCAAGAGCGGGCAAGCATATTTTCTGCGAAAAGCCGATCAGCTTTCAGTTGGAGCAGACGAGAGAAGCGCTCGAGGTCGTCAAGGAAGCCGGAGTGAAATTCCAGGTCGGATTTTGCCGCAGGTTTGACCACAGCCTGAAAAAGGCTCATCAAACCGTCAAAGAAGGGGGGATCGGCGAACCACACATTTTGCGCATCACTTCGCGCGACCCTCATCCGCCGGGCAAAGACTATGTAGCAGCCAGCGGCGGTCTGTTCTTCGACATGGCGATTCACGATTTTGACATGGCAAGATATTTGGTTGGCAGCGAGGTCGAGGAAGTGTTTGCGCAAGGGGCTGTGCTCGTGGACCCGCTGTTCGCGGAATGCGGCGACGTGGATACGGCGATTACGACGCTGAGATTCAAAAACGGCGCGATCGGGGTCATTGACAACAGCAGAAAAGCCGTCTACGGCTACGACCAGCGGGTAGAAGTATTGGGGGCGAAGGGTTGTGTGACCGTAAGCAA
This window harbors:
- a CDS encoding MFS transporter, with the protein product MREKAMNGMQAQQIEAKDHIVFIFVTFMYWASQYLYTPILSPYLEHKGASYMLIGVVLSSYGVTQLLLRLPIGVLSDYRQVRRPFIWLGMVTSLLSCLGFAVTDHVGWALFSRAVAGISASAWVVFTVLYSSYFTGANVTKAMSTIHFITVSAQLMGMGVSGYLVSRWGWHSPFWIGAGVAFLGLLLSFLIREPKQAASRKSIKPKDLAGVMKEPILLKVSILSIVAHGMLFITMYGFTPLQALKIGADKESLGWLVVAFMLPHAVASIVAGRYFAVRLGHWPTLAIGFAGSAAFTVVIPYADTMLQLCLTQIGNGFAQGMGFPLFLGMAIQYTESEKRATAMGFYQAIYSLGIFLGPFLAGWLNSGSGLANGFIFAGLSGLLAAGLSIYWSRAKKRSPTTGISLDRK
- the iolG gene encoding inositol 2-dehydrogenase, which encodes MSKVKVGIIGAGRIGKLHAENLVKLHRVELKAISDIFAEQVREWAGSIGIPHVTDDYKEILQDPDIEAVLICSPTDTHVPIITEAARAGKHIFCEKPISFQLEQTREALEVVKEAGVKFQVGFCRRFDHSLKKAHQTVKEGGIGEPHILRITSRDPHPPGKDYVAASGGLFFDMAIHDFDMARYLVGSEVEEVFAQGAVLVDPLFAECGDVDTAITTLRFKNGAIGVIDNSRKAVYGYDQRVEVLGAKGCVTVSNVTPTTAEISTAEGVFRDKPKYFFLERYNEAFIQEIADFIDSILFDKEVPVSGHDGFQAELIAMAAKKSFAENRPVKLEEISAVQSV